DNA from Streptomyces sp. NBC_01476:
GCAGGCCGCACGGTCACCGTGTGACTGCCGGCGCCGAGGCCGCTGAGCACGATGTAACCCGAAATCTCCGCGGCGCCGTACGCCGTCGCCTTCCGGCCGCTCCAGGCGAGCCGCCGGTCGACGTACACACTGACACCGCGGCCGTCGGTCGGGACCGCCACGGTGCCGCGGGTGCCGTGCGGGGCCCGTACGGTGAGGGTGAAGGTCCCCTTCGCGGTGTGCTCCCAGTCCGCGCTGAGCGGGCCGTGCGGGGTCGGCACCTGGCCGCGTGCCCAGGCGACGGACCCCGGGTGCGGGCGCACCTCCCAGGCGGCGAAGCCGGGGGCGGTCGGCCGGATGCCGAGCAACTCGTTGGTCAGCGCGGGCAGTACACCGGTGGACCAGCCGTGCGCCATGCTCGTGTACGAGCCCTCGTAGGCGGAGCCGTCCGGGCCGATGCCCTCCCAGTTCGTCGTCCCCGGGTCGTTGCGGTCCATCCAGCCGTACGTGCGCCGGATCTGGTCGAGCGCGGAGTCCGCCCGGCCGGTGCGGAACCGCGCCAGCAGCTCCGGGTAGGAGGTGAAGGCGTAGACCCGCTGCGAGGCGCCGCCGAAGATGGTGTCGTTGTCCATGAAGGCGTTGCCGTACGGCAGCACCGTGGTGGCGTCCAGGTGGGCGAGGGCCGAGGCGGCCCTTGCCGGGTCGGCGACCCCCGCGGTGATGGCGATGGAGTTGCCGTCCTGCGCGTGCCGGACCGCGCCGGTCGAGGAGTCCAGATAGGCGCCCGCGCCGGCGTCCCACAGATGCGCGTTGACCGCGTCCGCGACCGTGCCGGCCCGCGCCGCCCAGCGGTCGGCGTCCGCGCTGTGCCCGAGGTAACGGGCCAGGCTCGCCGCGTCGTTGAGGGCCTGCACATAGTTGGCGTTGTAGTACGTGATCCGGCCGGTGCGGTCCAGGAAGGCGTAGTCGCCGTACCCACCGGTGCCGTTGAGGCCCTTGCTGAGCAGCCCGTCCGCGTCGGTCACCGACGGGTACCAGGTGTCGAGCACCTTGGTCAGCTGCGGGTAGTACCGGCTCGCGTAGCCGCGGTCGCCGGAGTAGAGCACGTAGTCCCAGCTGCACGTCACCCACCACAGCGGGTAGTCGAAGAGCGGCAGGGTGTAGCCGTTGATCGAGGCCGGCGGGATCCAGCCGTCGGCGCGCTGGTGGTCGGCCAGGTCGGCGAGCACGTTGCGGGCGGCGGCCGACGCGTCGTCGTGGGTGAGGTAGAGGGTGCGGGCGGACACCGCGAGGTCGCCGACGTACGGGTCGCGGTCGCGCTTGGCGCCGTCCTGGAGCACCAGCTTGCCGTCCAGGGTCGGTGAGTCGGCGCCCCGCGGGTCGATGTCGTCGGGGCGGAAGGTGTCGGTGACCAGTTCGTTGGTGTAAGCGGCGCCGTACCAGTAGCGGTTGAGGTCGTCGTCGGAGCTCAGGAACCAGCCGCGGTAGGAACCCGGAGTGCCCAGGTAGGCGGTGAAGTCCAGCCACACCGCGTCGATGGCCACCTCGCCCCACGGCTGTGCGGCCGGCGCGTCGGCCGCCAGCGCGTCCAGGCTGATCTGCAGATAGCGGAAGCCGTGCAGGCCGTCGGCGTAGACCTTGGTGCCGCTCTGGTATCCCTTGACGTCCTGCCAGTCGGCGCCGCGGGCCGGCACCGCGTACTGGTCGGTGCCCTGGGCGGGCACCCCGGACTGGTCGGAGCGGGTGAAGTCGCTGCGCTCGGTGAGGAATTCCAGCGTCTCGGAGAACGCCAGCCGCACGCCGGGGCTGTTGCCGGAGGCCGAGGCGAAGCGGATGTGCGGGTAACCCACCACGACCTTGCCGAAGTCCACCACGACCCGGGGCACGTCGTCGGCCGGCAGCACGCCCGGGTAGACCTCGTTGATCCGGGTGAACTCGCCCGAGGGGGTGTTCTGGTCGGCGGTGACCGTGATCCGCACCTGCGTGGTGGAGACGGCCGCGGCGAAGGGCACCGCCCGCCGGGCGGTGGTGTTGCCGGTGACGGCAGCGGCGGGCTGCCAGGCGCTGCCGTCCCAGGTCTCCACGGTGAAGTCCACCGGAAAACCGTCCCCGTTGGACTGCACGGTGATGCCGGGCAGCGAGAGCGGAGCGGTGGTGGTCACGGTCAGCGTGTCCGGGTACGCGGCGATCGTGTCGTCGTTCCAGAAGGTGTCCGGATCGCCGTCGATCGCGTTGGACGCGTCATAGGTGCGGGGCCTGCCGTCGTTGCCGTTGTTCGGCGCGTGCGACGAGGACGCGGCGGCGGTCGTGCCGGCCGGCCAGCTCGGCGGTGTGGGCGGCTGCGGGCGCTTGAGCACGGTGGTCCGGCCACCGGGTTTCAGCAGCGCGTCGGCGCGGGTCACCTGCCCGGTGACGCTGTGCACCCCGGTGGGCCGCACGGTGCGGCTGGACGGACCCTGTACGTATTGCTGCCAGTTGCCGCCGGCGTGGCGGGACGCCGGCGGTCCCGCGGTTCCGGCCGCCGCCGACGGGCCGGCCGCCACGGCCGGCCCCGCGGCGCCGAGGGTGATGCCGGTGGCGGCGACGGCGGCTCCGCCGAGTCCGGCTCTGATGACGGCGCGGCGCTGCGGTCCGGGGACGGGGGACTCTTCCCCCGCGGTGTTGCTGGACATCTGCGGCTCCCGATGGAGAGTGGGCATGAAACGATTCAATATCGTTTTGCGGCTTGAGGCTACAAGGAGCCCCAGGCTCCGTCCAGGGACCGTACGCGGTGAATCCCGGATGTGCTCGGCAGGTGAAGCGCGGTTTGAATCGATCAGTGACCCCCGGGCGGGGCCGGGGTGACGGACCGTCAGTTCACCGGATGCTTGACGTGCGTGCCCTTCGTTGCCAAGATTCCCCTCATCTTTGGCATGTCCTGCACCTTCAGTCTCTGGGGGCGCAGGGGTGCACAACTGGCTGACAACGTTGTCAAGCGGGGGAGGATGCAATGGCCTCAAGGATGCGGCGCCTGCACGGGGCCGCGGTCGCCCTGGCCGTGGCGCTCGTCGCGGCGGGAGCGGGCGCGCTGCCCGCCCAGGCGGCACCGGCCCACGGCGGAACCGCGGCCGGTGACCTGACCCATCTGGTGAATCCGTTCATCGGCACCGAGAACGACGGCAACACCTACCCCGGTGCCGCGGTGCCGTTCGGCATGGTGCAGCTCTCGCCCGACACCGGGCACAACACCGGCTACGACTACGACCAGGACCACATCCGCGGCTTCAGCTCCGTGCACCTGTCCGGCGTGGGCTGCGGGCTCGGCGGCGACCTGCCCGTGCTGCCCACGACCGGTGACATCACCGCCACCGACAACGCGGTCTACGCGGCGCCCTTCACCCATGCCGACGAGACCGCGTCGCCCGGTTTCTACCGGGTCCGGCTGGGCACCGGCGTCACCGCGGAGCTGACCGCCACCGCCCGCACCGGCTGGCAGCGGTACACCTTCCCGGCCACCGACAAGGCCAATGTGCTGCTCGACAGCGGCCAGGCGCTGCACAAGGTCACCAGCAGCACCGTCACCGTCCTGGACGACCGCACCGTGCTGACCGCCATCACCGGCAGCGGCTTCTGCCAGGACACCACCCCGTACACGCTCTACACCGAGACCCGGTTCGACCGTCCGTTCGCCTCCTACGGGACCTGGAACGGCGGCGCCGTGACGGCCGGCCGGCGCACCAGCACCTCCACCGGGCTCGGCGGCGCCTACGTCCGCTTCGACACCACGCAGGACCACGACGTCACGGCTGTCACCGCCCTGTCCTGGGTGGGCGCCGACGGCGCCGCGAAGAACCTCGCAGCCGAGGGCCGCGGCACCTTCGACAGCACCAGGGCGGCGGCCACGAAGCTGTGGCAGGACCGGCTGGGACAGATCAGGGTGCGCGGCGGCACCGACGAGCAGCAGCGCACCTTCTACTCCTCGCTCTACCGCTCCTTCCTCGCCCCCAACCTCGGCGGCGACGTCGACGGCCGCTACACCGGCTGGGACGGGAAGGTCCACCCGGCGAACGGGATCACGTACTACCAGAACTGGTCGCTGTGGGACACCTACCGCACCCAGCAGCAACTCCTGTCGCTGCTGGCGCCGCGTGAGTCCCGCGACATGGCCCTGTCGCTGCTGCGGGTCGCCGACGAGAGCGGACAGCTGCCGCGCTGGGGGTACGCCACCGTCGAGACGAACATCATGACCGGTGATCCGGTCACGCCCTTCCTCGTCGACGCCTACCGCCAGGGCCTGCTCAAGGGCCACGAGGAGGAGGCGTACCGGGCGCTGAAGAAGCACGCCGACACTGTCCCGCCGGCGTCCTCGCCGGCCGCGGGCCGGCAGGCCGACCAGGAGTACCTGGCGAACGGCTATGTGCCCTACGACCCGGCCCGGCCGGGCAAGCCAGGGGACAACGACTTCCAGCACGGCCCGTCCGCGACCCTGGAGTACGCGCTCGCCGACGCCGCCCTCGGCGGGATGGCGAAGGACCTCGGCCACACCTCCGACGCCCGCGCTTACCTGACCCGCGGCCAGAACTACCGCAGCATCCTCGACCCCTCCACCGGCTTCTTCCGGGCCCGCGACAACGACGGGATGTTCGTCGGACCCACCGACCCGGCCGCCAGTACCGGCTTCCACGAGGGCACGTCGTGGCAGTACATGTGGCTGGTCCCGCAGGACCTGCCGGGTCTTGTCGGCCTGATCGGCGGCAGCGCCGCCGCCAACGCCCGGCTCGACTCCTTCTTCGCCTACGACCAGCTGCTCCAGGACCCGGCGGGGACGGCCCGTGACGTGTGGGTCAACGGCCCCTACTCGTACTACAACCAGGACAAGTACAACCCGCAGAACGAACCCGACCTCAGCGCCCCGTACACCTACCTCTCCACCGGCCAGCCGTGGAAGACCACCGATGTGGTGCATGCCGCGCTGACGCTCTTCACCAACGCGCCCAACGGCGTCACCGGCAACGACGATCTCGGCACCATGTCCGCCTGGCAGGTGCTCTCCGCCATCGGCATCTACCCGATGTCCCCCGGCACCGACCAGTGGGGCGTGTCCACACCGCTCTTCGACCGGGTCGACCTGACCCTGGACAAGCGGTACTACCCGCACGGCCGGCTGGCGGTCACCGCCCCCGGCAGCAGCGACACCGACCGCTACATCCAGTCCGCGCGGCTCGGCGGCAAGGCGCTGCGCACCACCTACCTCACCACCGAGGACATCAGGGCCGGCAAGGACCTCGCCCTCACCGTCGGCGCCCAGCCGTCCCGTTGGGGGACCGCGGCCTCGGCCGCCCCGCCCGCGCTCGACCACGTGCCCGACACCCGGCGGCACACCGCGGCGGCCCTCACCCCGGCCGATCCCGGGGTGCTCGCGGGCGGCAAGGCCACCGACGTGGACGTGTCCGCCGTCCTCACCGGACCGGGCGAGGTCTCCGGCACGCTGACCGTCACGGCGCCCGCGCCGCTCACCGCAGACCCGGCGCGCAGCAGCTTCCGGCTCGACTCCGGCACCGTGCCCGCCACCCGGGTGCTGCCGGTCCACCTCAGCGCCCCGGCCGGCACACCCGACGGCAGCTATCCGCTCACCGTCAAGGTGGCGCAGGCCGGCGGGCCGGCCGTGACCCGGACCGTGCAGGTCGCCGTTACCACCTCCACCTGCACCGGGACCAGTGGCTTCTGCCCGCAGGACCTCTCCGCGCAGTACGACGTGGACGGGGTGAGCGCGGCGGGCGCCACCGGGGGCGACTTCGACGGCACCGGGACGAGCTACCCGGCCGAGGAACTGCCCGCGCCCGGCCCCGGTCTGCTCGGCGGGCGGGCGTACGACTTTCCCGACACCACCGGCAGCGCGGCCAACTTCGCCACCGCCCACGGGCAGACGGTGCCCCTGGTGCCCCGCGCGTACTCCGCGCTCGACGTGCTGCTCGCCGCCCACAACGGTGACATCACCGCCACCGCCACGGTCCACTACGCCGACGGCGGCAGCGCCCCGGTCACCCTTGCCGCCACCGACTGGGCGGCGGGCGCACCGCGGCTCGGCGAGGACACCGCGGTCCGCGCCGACAGCCGCTACGACCGGCAGGGCGTGCCCGACGGCGTGGCGGTGAGCCTCTGGCACCTCACCGTCCCCCTGGACAGCGGCAGGACCGCGGTCTCGCTCACCCTGCCCGACGAGACCCGGCTCGCGCTGTACGCGATGAGCGGCCGCAACGCCTGACCCGACGACGCAGCCGGCGTACCCACCGACGGGCGTCCCGCCCTCCTGCCGAAGGCGGGCGGGACGCCTCACCACCCGGAGCCGCGACCAGAAAGGCAGTACCGCATGAGAAGTGGCCGAGCCCGCAGAACGCTCACCAGATCCCTGGTCGCGGCGGCGGTATCAGTGGCCCTGACCGTACCCGCGTCGGCCTTCGCGCAAGCCGCGACCGGCCACGCGGGCGGCGCCCCTGCCCCCGCCTTCACGACCTCGTTCGAGCCGGGTCAGGCACAGCCCGCGGACAGCACCGCCGAGACCCGCGGGGGCAAGCCGTGGGTCTCCGGAGTGACCGCGGGCACCCTGCCGGTCCTGCCGGGCAGCGTCAAGGACACGGTCACCGCGGTCACCGCGAGTTCCGACAACCCGCCGGACGAGACCGCGCCGAAGGCCGCCGACGAGGACCCGAACACCAAGTGGCTGACCTTCGCGCCCACCGGCTGGCTGCAGTACCAGCTGAGCGCTGACGTCACGGTCAAGAAGTACGCCATCACGGCGGCCAACGACTCCCCGGAGCGCGACCCGGAGAACTTCGAGCTCCAGGGCTCCGAGGACGGCTCCGGCTGGACCACCGTCGACACCCGCACCGCACAGGACTTCGCAGGCCGCTTCAAGTCCAACGTCTACGACGTGGCCACCCCCGGCGCGTACCGCTACTACCGGCTGAACGTCACGCTCAACCACGGTGGCACCATCGTGCAGCTGGCCGACCTGATCCTCTCCGACGGCTCGCCGGCCCCGGCGCCGGTCGCGGGGATGACCACCACCGTCGGCGCCGGCCCCTCGTCGGGCCCGAACGTCAAGCCGGGCGTCGGCTTCACCGGCCTCAAGGCACTGGAGTACTCCGGAACGCACACCCGGAACGGGTCGGTGCACGCGTACAACAAGCTCTACGACACGCACATCAAGGTCGGGCGCGACACCCGGCTGTCGTACGACATCTTCCCCGAGCTGACCGGCGGCGACCTGACCTACCCCAGCACGTACGCCTCGGTCGACCTCCACTTCACCGACGGCAGTTACCTCAGCGGACTGCGGCGGCCCGCGCAGGACCAGAACGGTGTCGCGCTCACCCCGCAGGGCCAGGGCAAGGCCAAGATCCTCTACGCCTCGCAGTGGAACGCGGTGTCCGCCGACCTCGGCAAGGTGGCCGCGGGCCGGACCATCGACCGGATCCTGCTCGGCTACGACAACCCGGCCGGCACCGCCGCCCAGGGTGCGGCGACCCAGTTCAAGGGCTGGATCGACGACATCACCATCGGCGACGCCCCGGCCCGTGACACCGCGGCGAGCTACGTCGACCACGTCGACACCCGGCGCGGCACCAACTCCTCCGGCTCCTTCTCCCGCGGCAACAACCTGCCGCTGACCGCGGTGCCGAACGGCTTCAACTTCTTCACCCCGGTCACCGACGCGGGCTCCGACTCCTGGGAGTACGCCTACGCGGCGCAGAACAACGCCGACAACCTGCCCACCCTGCAGGCGCTCGGCATCAGCCACGAGCCGAGTCCCTGGATGGGGGATCGCGACCTCTTCCAGGTGATGCCGTCCGGGGGCACCGGGACCCCGGACCTCAACCGCACCGCCAGGGCGCTGCCCTTCGAGCACGCCGACGAGACCGCCAGGCCCGACTACTACGGCGTCACCTTCACCAACGGCATCAAGGCCGAGATGGCGCCCACCGACCACGCCGCGGAGTTCCGCTTCACCTTCACCGGCGACAGCGGCGACCTGCTCTTCGACAACATCGACAACAACGGCGGTCTCACCTTCGACGCCGCCGCCGGCACCCTCGACGGCTGGTCGGAGCACCGCAGCGGCCTGTCCACCGGCGCCAGCCGGATGTTCGTGCACGCCGAGTTCGACCGGGCGCCCGCCACCGCGGCCAAGACCACCGGCCAGGGCCGCGACAACGTCACCGGCTACGCGCGGTTCGACACCTCCGGCAGCAAGGTGGTGACCATGCGCATCGCCACCTCGTTCATCAGCGCCGCCCAGGCGAAGAAGAACCTGGACCTGGAGATCCCGGCCGGCACCTCGTTCGCCACCGTGCAGCACCGCGCGGCGCAGCAGTGGAACAGCCGCCTCGGCAAGGTCGAGGTGCAGGGCGCCAGTGACGACCAGCTGACCACGCTCTACTCGAACCTGTACCGGATGAACCTGTACCCCAACTCCGCCTCGGAGAACACCGGTACCGCCCAGCACCCGGTCTACCGGTACGCCAGCTCGTTCTCCAAGCAGGGCCCGAGCTCGCCCACCGAGACCGGCGCCCAGGTGGTGGACGGCAAGGTCTACGTCAACAACGGCTTCTGGGACAGCTACCGCACCGAGTGGCCGGCGTACTCCCTGCTGGAGTCGCGGACCGCCGGCGAACTCGCGAACGGCTTCGTCCAGCAGTACAAGGACGGCGGCTGGACCGCCCGCTGGTCCTCACCCGGCTACGCCGACCTGATGACCGGCACCAGTTCCGACGTGGCCTTCGCCGACGCCTTCGCCAAGGGCGTCACCGACTTCGACGTCAAGGCGGCCTACGACGCCGCGGTGAAGAACGCGACCGTCTTCCCGACCGCCTCCGGCGTCGGCCGCAAGGGCCTGGACACCTCGGTCTTCAACGGCTACACCAACACCTCGGTCGACGGCAGCGTCTCCTGGTCGCTCGACGGCTACATCAACGACTACGGCATCGGCACCATGGCGGCCAAGCTCGCCAAGGACCCGAAGACCGCCAAGGCCGACCGGCAGCGGTACCAGGAGGAGTCGGCGTACTTCCTGGGCCGGGCCCAGAACTACACCACGATCTTCAACCAGAACGTGGGCTTCTTCGAGGGCCGCAACGCCGACGGCTCCTGGCGTGTCCCGGACGCCCAGTACGACCCCCAGAACTGGGGCAACGAGTACACCGAGACCAATGCCTGGAACTACGCCTTCACCGTGCCGCAGGACCCGGCGGGACTCGCCGCGATCTACGGCGGCAAGCAGAACCTGGAGAAGAAGCTCGACACCTTCTTCGCCACCCAGGAGACCGCCGACGGCGACGCGGGCGGCTACGGCGGCACCATCCACGAGATGCTGGAGGCCCGGGACGTCCGGATGGGCGAACTCGGCCTGAGCAACCAGCCGTCGTTCGGCATCCCGTACATGTACGACTACGCGGGTGACCCGGCCAAGACCCAGGCGGCCGTCCGGGAGATCCAGCGGCGGCTGTTCACCGGCAGCTCGATCGGCCAGGGCTACCCGGGTGACGAGGACAACGGCGCCACCTCTACCTGGCAGATCTTCAGCGCGCTGGGCTTCTACCCGCTCCAGGTCGGCAGCGAGAACTACGTGATCGGCTCCCCGCTCTTCACCAAGGCCACCATCCACCTGGACAACGGCAGGAGCATCGTCGTCAACGCACCGGACAACAGCGGCAGCAACATCTATGTGCAGTCGCTGAAGGTCAACGGCAAGAAGTACGACAAGGCGTACCTGACGCAGAGTCAGCTCTCGGCCGGTGCGCGGCTCGACTTCACCATGGGCGCCAAGCCGTCGAAGTGGGGCACCGGCAAGGACGCGCTGCCCACGTCCCTGACCCCGGCCGGCAGCACACCGCAGCCGCTCGCCGACACCACGGGACCGGGCCTCGGCACCGCGACCGCGGCCGACGGCACCGATGTCACCGCGCTCTTCGACAACACCTCGAAGACCGCCGTCACCTTCCCGACCGCCACCCCGACGGTGACGTACGCCTTCACCGGCGCCGGCGCCAAGAAGCCGGCCGGGCAGCGGGCCACCTTCTACACCCTGACCTCCGGGGCCACCGAGGGCCAGGACCCCAGCAGCTGGCGCCTGGAGGGCACCAGCGACGGAACGCACTGGAAGACGCTCGACTCCCGGAGCGGCGAGACCTTCAGCAGCCGGCTGCAGACCCGCCCCTTCGAGATCGCGCACCCCGGTGGCTACACGGGCTACCGCCTGGTGGTGACGGCCGGCGGCACGACGGCCACCACGCTCGCCGAGGTGGAACTGCTGGCCCAGGGAAGCGGGCACCCGCAGCACTGAACCACCCGCGGCAGTGACCCGCCCGCGGCAGTGACTCACCGGCAGGGACGGAAGGGGGCGCGGCAGCCGGCCGCGCCCCCTTCGCTGTGCCCCCGCGGAGCTCGCCCGCCCCCGGGCGGACGGCGCCGGGTGCCGGACATGGCCTAGCATCGGGCGATGCCAACCATGCGAGCGGTGCGGTCCGTTGTCGGCTGCCTGCTGGCCGGCGCCGTGCTGGCGGGCTGCGCCGGATCCCAGGGACCCGCGGACGCGTCCGGCCCGGCGCCGTCCCGCACGGCGCCCACAGCGACGGCGGCGCCGTCCGGCCCCCGTCCGGCTTCGACCACCACCCCGCCCAGCATCGGCAAGCCCATCAGCAAGCCGCGGCCCGGGGCCACGTCCCGCCCGCACCCGCCGAAGACCGCCGCCGGCGTCCCGCTCGCCGCCGGAAACCCGCGGGGCGGTGCGACCGTACCCGCCGAGGCACGGGCGGCGGACACCTCGCACCCGGCCCGCACGGTGGGCGACGGCACCCCGTCGGGCTGTACGTCGGCGGCCGTGGTCGCCGCGGTCGCGGCCGGCGGGGTGATCACCTTCGACTGCGGCCCCGCGCCGGTGGTCATCACCATGACCGCGACCGCCAAGGTCCGCAACGCCGTCCCGCGGATCGTGCTGGACGGCGGCGGGAAGGTCACGCTGAGCGGCGGCGGCACACGGCGGATCCTCTCCATGGACACCTGCGACCAGGCCCAGGGCTGGACCACCTCGCACTGCCAGGACCAGGCCGAGCCTGAACTCACCGTCCAGAACCTCACCTTCGCCGACGGCAACTCCACCGGGAACACCGCGGAAGGGGGCGGTGGCGGCGCCGTCCTGGTGCGCGGCGGCCGGTTCAAAGCGGTCAACACCCGCTTCACCGGCAACCGTTGCGATCCGACCGGCCCCGACCTCGGCGGCGCCGCGATCCGGGTGCTCGACCAGTACCACGGCCTGCCGGTGTACATCACCGACAGCACCTTCACCGGCGGCAGCTGCTCCAACGGCGGGGCGCTCAGCAGCATCGGCGTCTCCTGGGTGGTCCTCAACACCGTCATGACCGGCAACTCCGCCGTGGGCAGCGGCGCCAACCCGGCCCGCGGCGGAACTCCCGGCGGCGGCAGCGGCGGCGCGATCTACACCGACGGCAACCGGTACACGGTGCGCGTCGAGGGATCCGACATCTCCCACAACGACGCGAAGGAAGGCGGCGGCGCCCTGTTCTACGTCAGCAACGACCGCACCGGCACCCTGAGCATCGCCTCCTCGACGCTGCGCGCCAACCCCAGCCACGGCTTCTCCACCGCGGGCTACCCCGGGATCTTCTTCCTCGGCTCGGGCAAGCCGGCCGTCTCCGGGTCCACGCTCAGCTGAGCTCAGCCGACCGTTCGCACCAGCAGCGCCGCCGTCCCGCGCGCGGCCAGCGGCATCCGCAGGGTGCCGTCCGGCTCCGGTGCGAGAGCGACACCGTTCTCGCCCAGGAAGGAGCAGCGCAGCGTGGCGGCGCAGGGCACGTCCAGCCGCAGCCCGGCGGCCACCGGCTCGTCGGCGAAGGACTGCAGCCGGATCAGGAACGCACCCGGCTCCGCGGCCACCAGCCCCACCACCCGTACGTCCGGGCGGTCCACGGTCACCAGCGAGGTCACGGGCGCACCACCGGGCGCCGCGGACGCGTCCGGCGTGCCGTACGCCCGCACCGCGTGCAGCGGGTGGCCGGGCTCGGCCGCCCGCATGCCGAGCGCCGCGGATTCCACCGGATCACCGTCCCGGCGGACGGCCACGCTGTAGCGGAACGTCTGCTCGAAAGCCTGCCGGCTCGGGAAGTTGG
Protein-coding regions in this window:
- a CDS encoding family 78 glycoside hydrolase catalytic domain, which codes for MPTLHREPQMSSNTAGEESPVPGPQRRAVIRAGLGGAAVAATGITLGAAGPAVAAGPSAAAGTAGPPASRHAGGNWQQYVQGPSSRTVRPTGVHSVTGQVTRADALLKPGGRTTVLKRPQPPTPPSWPAGTTAAASSSHAPNNGNDGRPRTYDASNAIDGDPDTFWNDDTIAAYPDTLTVTTTAPLSLPGITVQSNGDGFPVDFTVETWDGSAWQPAAAVTGNTTARRAVPFAAAVSTTQVRITVTADQNTPSGEFTRINEVYPGVLPADDVPRVVVDFGKVVVGYPHIRFASASGNSPGVRLAFSETLEFLTERSDFTRSDQSGVPAQGTDQYAVPARGADWQDVKGYQSGTKVYADGLHGFRYLQISLDALAADAPAAQPWGEVAIDAVWLDFTAYLGTPGSYRGWFLSSDDDLNRYWYGAAYTNELVTDTFRPDDIDPRGADSPTLDGKLVLQDGAKRDRDPYVGDLAVSARTLYLTHDDASAAARNVLADLADHQRADGWIPPASINGYTLPLFDYPLWWVTCSWDYVLYSGDRGYASRYYPQLTKVLDTWYPSVTDADGLLSKGLNGTGGYGDYAFLDRTGRITYYNANYVQALNDAASLARYLGHSADADRWAARAGTVADAVNAHLWDAGAGAYLDSSTGAVRHAQDGNSIAITAGVADPARAASALAHLDATTVLPYGNAFMDNDTIFGGASQRVYAFTSYPELLARFRTGRADSALDQIRRTYGWMDRNDPGTTNWEGIGPDGSAYEGSYTSMAHGWSTGVLPALTNELLGIRPTAPGFAAWEVRPHPGSVAWARGQVPTPHGPLSADWEHTAKGTFTLTVRAPHGTRGTVAVPTDGRGVSVYVDRRLAWSGRKATAYGAAEISGYIVLSGLGAGSHTVTVRPAR
- a CDS encoding GH92 family glycosyl hydrolase yields the protein MRSGRARRTLTRSLVAAAVSVALTVPASAFAQAATGHAGGAPAPAFTTSFEPGQAQPADSTAETRGGKPWVSGVTAGTLPVLPGSVKDTVTAVTASSDNPPDETAPKAADEDPNTKWLTFAPTGWLQYQLSADVTVKKYAITAANDSPERDPENFELQGSEDGSGWTTVDTRTAQDFAGRFKSNVYDVATPGAYRYYRLNVTLNHGGTIVQLADLILSDGSPAPAPVAGMTTTVGAGPSSGPNVKPGVGFTGLKALEYSGTHTRNGSVHAYNKLYDTHIKVGRDTRLSYDIFPELTGGDLTYPSTYASVDLHFTDGSYLSGLRRPAQDQNGVALTPQGQGKAKILYASQWNAVSADLGKVAAGRTIDRILLGYDNPAGTAAQGAATQFKGWIDDITIGDAPARDTAASYVDHVDTRRGTNSSGSFSRGNNLPLTAVPNGFNFFTPVTDAGSDSWEYAYAAQNNADNLPTLQALGISHEPSPWMGDRDLFQVMPSGGTGTPDLNRTARALPFEHADETARPDYYGVTFTNGIKAEMAPTDHAAEFRFTFTGDSGDLLFDNIDNNGGLTFDAAAGTLDGWSEHRSGLSTGASRMFVHAEFDRAPATAAKTTGQGRDNVTGYARFDTSGSKVVTMRIATSFISAAQAKKNLDLEIPAGTSFATVQHRAAQQWNSRLGKVEVQGASDDQLTTLYSNLYRMNLYPNSASENTGTAQHPVYRYASSFSKQGPSSPTETGAQVVDGKVYVNNGFWDSYRTEWPAYSLLESRTAGELANGFVQQYKDGGWTARWSSPGYADLMTGTSSDVAFADAFAKGVTDFDVKAAYDAAVKNATVFPTASGVGRKGLDTSVFNGYTNTSVDGSVSWSLDGYINDYGIGTMAAKLAKDPKTAKADRQRYQEESAYFLGRAQNYTTIFNQNVGFFEGRNADGSWRVPDAQYDPQNWGNEYTETNAWNYAFTVPQDPAGLAAIYGGKQNLEKKLDTFFATQETADGDAGGYGGTIHEMLEARDVRMGELGLSNQPSFGIPYMYDYAGDPAKTQAAVREIQRRLFTGSSIGQGYPGDEDNGATSTWQIFSALGFYPLQVGSENYVIGSPLFTKATIHLDNGRSIVVNAPDNSGSNIYVQSLKVNGKKYDKAYLTQSQLSAGARLDFTMGAKPSKWGTGKDALPTSLTPAGSTPQPLADTTGPGLGTATAADGTDVTALFDNTSKTAVTFPTATPTVTYAFTGAGAKKPAGQRATFYTLTSGATEGQDPSSWRLEGTSDGTHWKTLDSRSGETFSSRLQTRPFEIAHPGGYTGYRLVVTAGGTTATTLAEVELLAQGSGHPQH